The Verrucomicrobiia bacterium genome has a window encoding:
- the rpsT gene encoding 30S ribosomal protein S20, with amino-acid sequence MPNTKSAERRMRSSARKNLQNRRVKSRLHTLEKNYLALVTAGKKEDAAKALRSVASAFDKAAKTGVVHKGTADRKKSRLSVRLNAAAK; translated from the coding sequence ATGCCGAATACCAAGTCAGCCGAACGCCGCATGCGGAGCAGCGCGCGGAAAAATCTGCAAAACCGCCGCGTCAAGTCACGCCTCCACACCCTGGAGAAGAACTACCTGGCCCTGGTAACCGCCGGCAAGAAAGAGGACGCTGCCAAGGCTTTGCGCAGCGTCGCTTCAGCTTTCGACAAGGCTGCGAAGACCGGCGTGGTGCACAAGGGCACCGCCGACCGCAAAAAGTCGCGCCTGTCCGTCCGCCTCAACGCAGCGGCCAAGTAA
- a CDS encoding FeoA family protein has translation MAELQPLTSCPLGAAATVAEIHVPSPARARLMEMGLLVGTKIELVRFAPLGDPVEIKIRGYNLTLRKHEADQILVRLAASA, from the coding sequence ATGGCCGAACTGCAACCGCTCACATCCTGCCCGCTCGGCGCGGCGGCAACCGTCGCCGAGATTCATGTTCCCTCCCCGGCTCGGGCGCGCCTGATGGAAATGGGCCTGCTCGTCGGCACCAAGATCGAATTGGTTCGCTTCGCACCTCTCGGAGATCCCGTCGAAATCAAGATTCGCGGCTATAATCTTACCCTGCGAAAACACGAGGCGGACCAGATCCTGGTACGCCTTGCAGCCAGCGCGTAA
- the feoB gene encoding ferrous iron transport protein B yields MNSAAAKHDSVESKNHTGTYVVLTGNPNCGKTTLFNALTGLRAKVGNYAGVTVERKEGKLLDAPAHADIRVLDLPGTYSLSPQSLDEQVSRDVLLGRLDELPAPAAIVVVVDASNLQRNLYYATQVIELGYPTVVALNMIDVAETNGQRIEASQLAQALGTPVVPVIASTGHGITALRETILSALAKNAANASGTTADVRFCALPREFANEVAEISRVLSTAFPGRRSQAHAEALLILSNEKALASSANHYPPEVLDAVEASRGRLEKAAIDWRSQAIEGRYAAVSEIQMAVTAELAPPGETFSDKLDRVLTHKVWGTVIFVAIMAAMFQSIFTFASIPMDALQSVVDWLGTRVGELIPEGDLNSLLVDGVIAGVGAVVVFLPQILLLFLFIGFLEDTGYMARAAFLMDRLMSKVGLHGKSFIPMLSSFACAIPGIMATRTIESQKDRLVTILVAPLMSCSARLPVYTLLIGACIPDRVVANLRYDVNVGFGSFNLFGFLGMQGLTMLSMYLLGIVVALFMAWIFKKTLLKGETPLLIMELPPYKRPLLRIVLRHMWDRSKIFLRRAGTVILGINIILWFLATYPRVNSHALNIPRAAAEAPERGSEMQVPDVSGTIQGEVAGEQLRNSFAGRMGRAIEPLIAPLGFDWKIGIGLVASFAAREVFVSTMSTVYNVADAEGGETKLEETLRQQKRPDGTPVYTTLTAVTLMVFYVFALQCVSTVAVVRRETNSWKWPVFQWIYMGLLAWGFAFATLHLGRMLGFE; encoded by the coding sequence ATGAATTCCGCGGCAGCCAAGCACGACAGTGTTGAGTCCAAGAATCACACAGGGACTTATGTTGTACTGACGGGCAACCCCAACTGCGGCAAGACCACCCTTTTCAACGCGCTGACCGGCCTTCGAGCCAAGGTCGGCAATTACGCCGGCGTCACTGTTGAACGCAAGGAGGGCAAGCTGCTCGATGCGCCCGCACACGCGGATATCCGGGTTCTCGACCTGCCCGGCACTTACAGCCTCAGCCCGCAGTCCCTCGACGAACAGGTTTCCCGCGACGTCCTGCTGGGTCGCCTGGACGAACTTCCCGCCCCGGCCGCCATTGTAGTAGTGGTCGACGCCTCAAACCTGCAGCGGAACCTTTATTACGCCACCCAGGTGATCGAACTGGGATATCCCACGGTGGTGGCGTTGAACATGATTGATGTGGCCGAAACCAACGGCCAGCGCATTGAAGCCAGCCAGCTTGCCCAGGCCTTGGGGACGCCGGTTGTTCCGGTTATTGCAAGCACCGGCCATGGAATTACGGCATTGCGCGAGACGATTCTGTCGGCTTTGGCGAAGAATGCAGCGAACGCATCGGGCACGACGGCGGATGTTCGTTTTTGCGCATTGCCCCGGGAGTTTGCGAATGAGGTGGCGGAGATTTCCCGCGTGCTGTCCACGGCGTTTCCCGGGCGCCGCTCGCAAGCCCATGCCGAGGCGCTGCTGATCCTCAGCAATGAAAAGGCGCTCGCATCGAGCGCGAATCATTACCCGCCAGAAGTGTTGGATGCGGTTGAGGCGAGCCGCGGACGCCTCGAGAAGGCGGCAATCGATTGGAGAAGCCAGGCAATCGAAGGCCGGTATGCTGCTGTTTCGGAAATCCAGATGGCCGTCACAGCCGAACTTGCGCCGCCTGGAGAAACGTTCAGCGACAAGCTGGATCGCGTGCTCACGCACAAAGTGTGGGGCACGGTGATCTTCGTGGCGATCATGGCCGCGATGTTCCAGAGCATCTTCACGTTCGCCAGCATTCCGATGGATGCGCTGCAATCCGTCGTAGACTGGCTTGGAACCCGGGTTGGAGAACTGATCCCCGAGGGCGACTTGAACAGCCTGCTCGTGGACGGCGTGATTGCCGGCGTCGGCGCGGTGGTGGTGTTCCTGCCGCAGATTTTGCTGTTGTTCCTGTTCATCGGATTCCTGGAAGACACAGGTTATATGGCGAGGGCGGCGTTCCTGATGGATCGCCTGATGAGCAAGGTGGGACTGCACGGAAAGAGCTTCATACCCATGTTAAGTTCCTTCGCCTGTGCCATCCCGGGAATCATGGCGACACGCACGATCGAATCCCAGAAGGACCGGTTGGTGACGATCCTTGTGGCGCCGCTGATGAGTTGTTCCGCGCGGCTGCCTGTCTATACGCTCCTGATCGGCGCGTGCATTCCGGATCGCGTGGTGGCGAACCTCCGATACGATGTGAACGTCGGCTTCGGGAGCTTCAATCTGTTTGGATTCCTCGGAATGCAAGGGTTGACGATGCTTTCGATGTATCTCCTGGGAATCGTCGTTGCGCTCTTCATGGCCTGGATCTTCAAGAAGACGCTGCTCAAGGGTGAAACGCCCTTGCTCATCATGGAACTCCCGCCTTACAAGCGTCCGCTGTTGCGAATCGTGCTGCGGCACATGTGGGATCGATCCAAGATTTTCCTTCGCCGCGCGGGAACGGTCATTCTCGGAATCAATATCATTCTGTGGTTCCTTGCAACGTATCCGCGCGTGAACAGCCACGCCCTGAACATTCCGCGGGCGGCCGCCGAAGCGCCTGAACGCGGCTCTGAAATGCAGGTGCCGGACGTGTCTGGAACGATCCAGGGAGAAGTCGCCGGAGAACAGTTGCGCAACAGCTTTGCGGGTCGGATGGGCCGTGCGATTGAGCCGCTGATCGCGCCGCTCGGGTTTGACTGGAAGATCGGCATCGGCCTTGTCGCCTCGTTCGCTGCTCGCGAGGTGTTTGTCAGCACCATGTCCACGGTTTACAACGTGGCCGACGCAGAAGGCGGTGAAACCAAGCTGGAGGAAACCCTGCGGCAGCAGAAGCGGCCCGATGGCACGCCGGTTTACACGACCTTGACCGCGGTGACGCTCATGGTCTTTTACGTGTTCGCACTGCAATGCGTCAGCACGGTCGCCGTTGTTCGCCGCGAAACCAACTCATGGAAGTGGCCTGTGTTCCAATGGATCTACATGGGGCTCCTGGCCTGGGGATTTGCTTTCGCGACGCTTCATCTCGGGCGGATGCTTGGGTTTGAATAA
- a CDS encoding sigma-70 family RNA polymerase sigma factor — protein MSEEAPEHWSAGLYEARAAELLLYGRALGLSHAEAQDVLQETFITLLERPVAPSKPGHYAIRTFRNRVLNYRRSMWRRLARELESHRWFEKQPDQTAAAEAAMRHLRELPVEQREVIVLKIWHHYTFEEIGELLETSPNTIAGRYRYGLQKMRNCLKEADYERDEPSGNAIGFLEAAAPVAKP, from the coding sequence GTGAGCGAAGAAGCGCCAGAACATTGGAGTGCAGGACTTTACGAAGCGCGTGCCGCCGAACTGCTGCTGTATGGGCGCGCGCTCGGCTTGAGCCATGCCGAGGCCCAGGATGTTCTGCAGGAAACGTTTATTACGTTGCTTGAACGTCCAGTGGCGCCTTCCAAGCCTGGGCACTACGCCATTCGCACGTTCCGCAATCGCGTCCTCAATTACAGGCGCTCGATGTGGCGGCGCCTGGCGCGTGAACTGGAATCGCATCGATGGTTTGAGAAGCAGCCCGACCAAACCGCGGCGGCTGAGGCGGCAATGCGACACCTCCGTGAATTGCCTGTTGAGCAGCGTGAAGTCATTGTGCTGAAGATCTGGCATCACTACACGTTTGAGGAAATCGGCGAATTGCTGGAAACGTCGCCCAACACGATCGCCGGCCGGTATCGATATGGACTTCAAAAAATGCGGAACTGTTTGAAGGAAGCGGACTATGAACGAGATGAACCCAGTGGAAACGCAATTGGCTTCCTGGAAGCCGCGGCGCCCGTCGCCAAACCTTAA